Proteins encoded within one genomic window of uncultured Desulfobacter sp.:
- a CDS encoding HD domain-containing protein, whose product MNLEKTPWAVKARLEQGETQILGKRACFSKNAVRRYSEKRSDTEYRLAFSADADRILNSLAYTRYSDKTQVFSLINNDHLTHRVLHVQMVSRVARTIGRYLGLNTDLIEAAAMGHDIGHTPFGHDGEQFLSCLTQSAGAGHFHHNLQSMQFLDVIERNGKGWNLTLQTLDAIVCHNGEAHARALTPAQPRKFADLDTIVRQIRAGTIDDVMPMTMEGCVVRIADTVSYIGRDFEDAVRLKIVTRDQLPDSCRKRLGATQGTIVFNLVTDLINTSIDQDFIGFSPEVADALKELKQFNYQFIYKNPLIKKHLTTVEDIFKCLFDRYMNDLAKENKSSVVYSQFLNGMEDSYPANHSHAEITRDFIAGMTDSYFIRQAPDHLRPTPINWV is encoded by the coding sequence TTGAATCTGGAAAAAACACCCTGGGCAGTGAAAGCCCGCCTTGAACAAGGGGAAACCCAAATCCTTGGCAAACGGGCCTGTTTTTCCAAAAATGCTGTGCGGCGGTATTCGGAAAAGCGATCTGACACCGAGTACCGCCTCGCTTTTTCTGCGGATGCAGACCGTATTCTCAACTCTTTGGCCTACACCCGTTACAGTGACAAAACCCAGGTTTTTTCTTTGATCAATAACGATCATCTCACCCATCGGGTGCTCCATGTACAGATGGTTTCCCGGGTAGCAAGAACCATTGGGCGATATCTTGGGCTGAACACGGATCTCATTGAAGCGGCAGCCATGGGGCATGATATCGGGCATACGCCCTTTGGCCATGACGGCGAACAGTTTTTATCCTGCCTCACCCAGTCCGCAGGAGCAGGACACTTTCACCACAACCTTCAAAGCATGCAGTTTTTGGATGTAATTGAAAGAAACGGTAAAGGCTGGAATCTTACCCTTCAAACTCTGGACGCCATTGTCTGCCATAATGGGGAGGCTCATGCACGTGCGCTTACCCCGGCACAGCCAAGAAAATTTGCCGACCTGGATACAATTGTCCGACAGATCCGGGCCGGCACCATTGATGATGTGATGCCCATGACCATGGAAGGGTGCGTGGTGCGCATCGCCGACACTGTCTCCTATATCGGACGAGATTTTGAGGACGCTGTCCGTTTAAAGATTGTAACCCGAGACCAACTGCCCGACAGTTGCCGAAAGCGTTTAGGGGCTACCCAGGGTACCATTGTCTTTAACCTGGTTACAGATCTGATCAACACAAGCATTGACCAAGATTTCATCGGATTTTCCCCTGAGGTGGCTGATGCCCTGAAAGAACTGAAGCAGTTCAATTACCAATTTATTTACAAAAATCCCTTGATAAAGAAGCATCTGACAACGGTTGAAGATATTTTCAAATGTTTGTTTGACAGATACATGAACGATCTGGCCAAAGAAAACAAGTCTTCGGTTGTTTATTCCCAGTTTCTCAACGGCATGGAAGACTCTTATCCTGCGAACCACAGCCATGCCGAAATTACCCGGGATTTTATTGCCGGAATGACCGACTCCTATTTTATCCGTCAGGCCCCGGACCATTTGCGCCCTACGCCCATTAACTGGGTCTAA
- a CDS encoding TrmJ/YjtD family RNA methyltransferase produces MKEKKKEKNQKVCMENVAIVLHDTRIPENIGAAARAAANMGVGQLILSAPRNFDMERVLKVATHSAAGLVEAMKVCNTLTEALGEFNWIVGTTARLGGTRRVNVSPADLATKLIPISSKNRVAVLFGPEDRGLTNEDLQLCHDLVNIPTAGFSSLNLAQAVMVICYELFKARTLEPEFYIPRLACRHELQNMYKDLKETFAKIHYINHENPEHRLDKARSFLSRYQLQSREVSIIRGLCRQVTRYGDKCYQDGLSAGATCAPKTQDHG; encoded by the coding sequence ATGAAAGAAAAGAAAAAAGAGAAAAATCAAAAAGTTTGTATGGAAAATGTCGCCATTGTGCTTCATGATACCCGAATTCCGGAAAATATTGGCGCCGCTGCCCGGGCTGCGGCAAATATGGGAGTAGGGCAGTTGATTTTGTCCGCACCCAGGAATTTTGATATGGAGCGGGTCCTGAAAGTGGCAACCCATTCAGCTGCCGGACTGGTTGAGGCCATGAAGGTTTGCAACACCTTAACTGAGGCGCTTGGGGAATTTAACTGGATCGTCGGCACAACTGCAAGGCTTGGCGGTACGCGCAGAGTGAACGTGTCTCCGGCCGATCTTGCCACAAAACTAATTCCCATCTCTTCAAAAAACCGGGTGGCTGTTCTTTTCGGTCCCGAGGACAGGGGACTGACCAATGAAGATTTGCAGCTATGCCATGATCTTGTGAATATCCCCACAGCTGGATTTTCTTCTTTGAATTTGGCTCAGGCTGTTATGGTTATATGCTATGAACTGTTTAAAGCGCGTACCCTGGAACCGGAATTTTATATTCCCCGATTGGCCTGCCGGCATGAGCTGCAGAATATGTATAAAGATCTCAAAGAGACCTTTGCCAAAATCCATTACATCAATCATGAAAATCCGGAACACCGGCTGGACAAGGCTCGCAGTTTTTTAAGCCGCTACCAGCTCCAATCCAGGGAAGTCAGTATAATCCGGGGGCTGTGCCGTCAGGTGACGCGGTATGGTGACAAATGTTACCAAGATGGTCTATCGGCTGGTGCCACCTGTGCTCCGAAGACCCAAGATCATGGATAG
- a CDS encoding Mrp/NBP35 family ATP-binding protein: MIHDNVEQAKKASSCSNQPQNNAAKQQMEMEAMIKDNLAKIKNKIFVLSGKGGVGKSSVSANLAITLAKKGYKTGLMDVDVHGPSIAQMFNITELLDITPDTKQLLPRQVNENLTVVSVQALMQDKDQAVIWRGPAKTGIIKQFVGSVAWGKLDYLVIDAPPGTGDEPLTVVQTIPDARGIIVTTPQEVALADIRKSISFCKTVKMETLGILENMAGFTCPHCNKHIDLFKSGGGEKTAKAQGLNFLGSIPFDTRVVESGDAGVPVMTYEADGPFKNAFEKVVENILKQF; encoded by the coding sequence ATGATTCATGACAATGTTGAACAGGCCAAAAAAGCAAGCAGTTGTTCCAATCAGCCCCAGAATAACGCTGCAAAGCAACAGATGGAAATGGAGGCAATGATCAAGGACAACCTGGCCAAAATCAAAAATAAAATTTTCGTTCTGTCCGGTAAAGGCGGTGTGGGTAAAAGCTCAGTATCGGCAAACCTTGCAATCACCCTTGCAAAAAAAGGATATAAAACAGGTCTTATGGATGTGGATGTCCATGGGCCATCCATTGCCCAGATGTTTAATATCACAGAGCTTTTGGATATTACACCCGACACCAAGCAACTGTTGCCCAGACAGGTCAACGAAAACCTTACAGTGGTCTCGGTCCAGGCGTTGATGCAGGACAAGGACCAGGCTGTTATATGGAGAGGACCTGCCAAAACCGGCATTATCAAGCAGTTTGTGGGGTCTGTTGCCTGGGGAAAACTGGATTATCTGGTTATCGACGCCCCTCCGGGCACCGGTGATGAACCGCTCACCGTTGTGCAGACCATTCCGGATGCCAGGGGCATCATCGTGACCACGCCTCAGGAAGTGGCCCTTGCAGACATTCGCAAATCCATTTCATTTTGTAAAACCGTAAAAATGGAAACCCTTGGTATCCTCGAAAACATGGCCGGCTTCACCTGTCCCCACTGCAATAAGCATATTGATCTTTTCAAAAGCGGCGGAGGAGAAAAAACCGCCAAGGCACAGGGTTTGAATTTCCTGGGGTCCATCCCTTTTGATACACGCGTCGTTGAATCCGGAGATGCAGGTGTGCCCGTGATGACCTATGAAGCAGACGGTCCTTTTAAAAACGCATTTGAAAAGGTTGTAGAAAATATCCTCAAACAATTCTAG
- a CDS encoding 5'-nucleotidase gives MFFDAAGIAKFAKGNIQIPVSGPFLQVNSEGVGTPLLEGPITMGDAIECLPFSNTVVMLDMTGAEIRKVLNEAAWYSLNSGSTSAFHYAAGLRYDVDLSGGEGDVIFNIEMLDEETGTWTAIDENATFTVATNSFTALGKDNYLTFKDVRDADPTKFEDTYITYYIPSLILLSFRAT, from the coding sequence GTGTTTTTTGATGCTGCAGGAATTGCAAAATTTGCCAAAGGAAATATTCAAATCCCTGTATCCGGTCCGTTCCTTCAGGTAAACAGTGAGGGCGTCGGAACCCCGCTTCTTGAAGGGCCGATAACCATGGGCGACGCCATCGAATGTCTGCCCTTCTCCAATACGGTGGTGATGCTGGACATGACCGGAGCGGAAATTAGAAAAGTACTCAATGAGGCCGCCTGGTATTCACTTAATTCCGGCTCCACAAGCGCATTTCATTATGCAGCAGGGCTTCGCTACGACGTGGACTTAAGTGGCGGTGAAGGTGACGTCATCTTCAACATTGAAATGCTTGATGAAGAAACCGGGACCTGGACAGCTATAGATGAGAATGCAACGTTTACCGTTGCAACTAATTCATTCACGGCTCTGGGAAAGGATAACTATCTAACCTTTAAAGATGTCCGCGATGCAGATCCGACGAAGTTTGAAGATACCTATATTACCTATTATATTCCCTCATTGATTTTGTTATCGTTCCGGGCGACCTGA
- a CDS encoding RNA polymerase factor sigma-32, whose translation MENKVDPKTPKVTKKLTKKDFLVPAGKTKVSSSKAIVKSDPIQSYLNEINRYKLLTREQEIELGRRIQEDNDQEAAYIMTTSNLRLVVKIALEFQRIWMQNLLDLIQEGNIGLVRAVKKFDPYKNVKFSYYASFWIKAYILKFIMDNWRMVKIGTTQGQRKLFFRLKKEKQLLIEQGFDPKPKLLSERLGVSEKEVVDMDQRLANWDLSLDEPLKDDSNTERIEFINVDSDSSEDQLAKKEIEDILYTKVDKFKKTLNDRELDIFERRIFSDSPQTLQEIGEVYSISRERVRQIENNIIKKMKAYFKKDMPDFDMYDHDQ comes from the coding sequence ATGGAAAATAAAGTTGACCCAAAAACTCCCAAAGTTACCAAAAAACTAACCAAAAAAGATTTTTTGGTACCTGCAGGGAAAACCAAGGTCAGTTCCTCTAAAGCCATAGTCAAGTCTGATCCCATTCAAAGTTACCTTAATGAAATCAATCGATATAAGCTTTTAACCCGGGAGCAGGAAATAGAACTGGGCCGACGGATTCAGGAAGATAACGACCAAGAAGCCGCCTATATAATGACCACATCCAACCTGCGTCTGGTTGTGAAAATTGCTTTGGAATTTCAACGCATCTGGATGCAGAATCTTCTTGATCTTATCCAGGAAGGCAATATCGGTCTTGTCCGGGCCGTCAAAAAATTTGACCCGTATAAAAACGTTAAATTTTCCTATTATGCATCGTTTTGGATCAAGGCATATATCCTCAAGTTCATAATGGACAACTGGCGCATGGTCAAAATCGGAACCACCCAGGGGCAGCGCAAGCTTTTTTTCAGATTAAAAAAAGAGAAACAATTGCTAATTGAGCAAGGCTTTGACCCTAAACCCAAGTTACTGTCCGAGCGGCTGGGTGTATCTGAAAAAGAGGTGGTGGATATGGATCAGCGGCTGGCCAACTGGGATCTTTCCCTTGATGAGCCGCTTAAAGATGATTCCAATACAGAGCGCATTGAATTTATAAATGTTGATTCGGATTCCTCCGAAGACCAACTGGCAAAAAAAGAGATCGAAGATATCCTGTACACCAAGGTAGATAAATTCAAGAAAACCTTAAACGACCGTGAACTGGATATTTTTGAGCGAAGAATTTTTTCCGATTCCCCCCAAACCCTTCAGGAAATAGGTGAAGTCTACAGCATCTCAAGGGAACGGGTCCGGCAGATTGAAAATAACATCATCAAAAAAATGAAAGCATATTTTAAAAAGGATATGCCGGATTTTGACATGTATGACCATGACCAGTAA
- a CDS encoding class I SAM-dependent methyltransferase, with protein sequence MTTRGFQRITLEPDAGNTFFVGCGSGLFESILKKDFNIPIQYGLEPSDGMADIARKRGLTVDVTTAEDADLGQEQYDTILFNGTPSYINDLQSVFHKAYAAF encoded by the coding sequence TTGACAACCCGGGGCTTTCAGCGCATAACCCTGGAACCTGATGCGGGTAATACCTTTTTTGTGGGGTGCGGAAGCGGTCTTTTTGAATCAATACTGAAAAAAGATTTTAATATTCCCATTCAGTACGGTCTTGAACCATCGGACGGAATGGCCGATATTGCACGAAAACGCGGGCTGACTGTTGACGTCACCACAGCCGAAGATGCCGATCTGGGCCAAGAGCAATACGATACGATTCTATTCAACGGCACGCCAAGCTATATCAACGACCTGCAGTCCGTGTTTCACAAGGCCTATGCTGCGTTTTAA
- a CDS encoding DUF6519 domain-containing protein, whose translation MLPIEPFNKGELKKGQWLEIFSGIDVSNVVKVIDIHNTTVTFEPPLSSKETDRFPTIKTAILIRRIFTFFNQPYLNPDDLPKISAEVELEKERYLVYLDVWERYVTHLDDAQIRETALGGIDTTGRSKTIWQVALLPVNADAQCAHFGEAWSPADKPYGQLNVQTAPVPETTNNCMLPMQAGYQGLENRLYRVEIHQGGDLGYGDTISFKWSRDNGSTVIQVHKIEESTLFVDTTGPDYESSFTIGQWTELTDDLHEFNRLPGHLSRIIDATRSNTITLSSAPPETMNLAGNMKLRRWDCAGEQTIKAAMGPEDWITLENDIQINFSKGHYTTGDYWMIPARSVMQSENGTIEWPQDDDENPLAQYAQGVHHRYAPLAIVDFDYTKRTFELIEQKDCCPIFPSLTSITAEDVGYKSTECPLPNAATVKDAIDYLCNLYKGPCELRLTPEPGWENKLAQIKEGDDVHICFRTGTYSLQNTVILKNMGHIKITGNGFGTQIIVQNSETAIKLEDCKSVFIQDLSALSIVTGNTGNDNGLNGTFSLVNCMDIAVENLSIQCGAGTSKAATCLTIRNDISGISLAGGKGSVRIEHCNLHIGHMQIGMLLVNVARAVIEDNYLTVPAKPKRYSFEYVNKNKIYRSKVRSLLINNAEIHTIKEAEKTSAKSDQTSKKNASVQLGNFKAYFNTDPKLTLEWQNIVKANPPSENEIINTGDFFKYLNRLADQMILNQGQIRGSVKVTEWYKTLKNQNPAVAAQGIVIGGQEAVDIRVKNNTLCGVSEGIHVGLRHRSMAQGKYDDVDRLVITNNTIDLRFPPLSFKERYGIFVGNSKSAIIENNFIRVTRFSSTTSKHIEGIRIFGYLGPMMILRSNHLENFTIGIYVNPLNDIPQSLVQWVATNNISPKAKFALEIGARAKQNEAENEATERNERNGALKEKFQQDNNFS comes from the coding sequence ATGTTACCGATTGAACCGTTCAATAAAGGAGAACTAAAAAAAGGGCAATGGCTTGAAATATTTTCCGGAATCGATGTCTCTAATGTAGTCAAGGTCATAGATATCCATAATACGACCGTCACCTTTGAACCACCGTTGTCCTCCAAAGAGACGGACCGTTTTCCTACAATAAAGACAGCAATATTAATACGCCGGATTTTTACTTTTTTTAACCAGCCCTATCTCAATCCGGACGATTTACCGAAAATATCTGCTGAAGTTGAGCTGGAAAAAGAAAGGTATCTTGTATATCTGGATGTGTGGGAACGGTACGTTACACATTTAGATGACGCTCAGATTCGAGAGACGGCCCTTGGTGGTATCGACACAACCGGACGCTCAAAAACAATATGGCAGGTCGCCCTTTTACCTGTCAACGCAGATGCACAGTGCGCCCATTTTGGAGAAGCATGGAGCCCGGCGGATAAGCCTTATGGCCAATTAAATGTTCAAACGGCCCCCGTACCGGAAACAACCAATAACTGTATGTTGCCCATGCAGGCAGGCTATCAGGGCCTGGAAAACAGACTCTACCGCGTGGAAATCCATCAAGGCGGAGACTTAGGTTACGGTGATACAATAAGCTTCAAATGGTCCAGAGACAACGGATCAACAGTTATACAAGTGCACAAGATCGAGGAATCAACCCTTTTTGTTGATACAACAGGACCTGATTACGAGAGTAGCTTTACGATAGGTCAATGGACCGAATTAACAGATGATCTTCACGAATTCAACCGGTTACCAGGCCACCTAAGCAGAATCATTGACGCAACGCGTTCAAACACGATCACACTTTCGAGTGCACCGCCGGAGACAATGAATCTTGCCGGCAATATGAAACTCAGACGATGGGACTGCGCCGGTGAGCAGACGATAAAGGCGGCAATGGGCCCGGAAGACTGGATCACACTTGAAAACGACATTCAAATCAATTTTTCCAAAGGGCATTATACCACCGGCGACTATTGGATGATACCAGCCCGATCCGTTATGCAATCGGAAAATGGAACCATTGAGTGGCCCCAGGATGATGATGAAAATCCACTCGCGCAATACGCCCAGGGCGTCCATCATCGCTATGCCCCTCTGGCAATTGTTGATTTTGACTATACCAAGAGAACCTTTGAATTAATAGAGCAGAAAGACTGTTGCCCAATCTTTCCCTCACTCACAAGTATTACCGCAGAAGATGTCGGCTATAAAAGTACAGAGTGTCCCCTTCCCAATGCAGCCACGGTCAAAGATGCGATTGATTATCTTTGCAATCTGTATAAAGGTCCTTGTGAGTTAAGATTAACTCCTGAACCAGGCTGGGAAAACAAATTGGCCCAGATCAAGGAAGGAGATGACGTTCATATTTGTTTTCGAACAGGAACTTATTCCCTTCAAAATACTGTCATTCTAAAAAATATGGGCCACATAAAAATCACAGGCAATGGTTTTGGCACACAAATTATTGTGCAAAACAGTGAAACAGCCATAAAACTGGAAGATTGTAAAAGTGTTTTTATACAAGACCTTTCTGCGCTCAGCATAGTAACGGGAAATACAGGGAACGACAACGGGCTTAATGGCACCTTCTCATTGGTAAATTGTATGGATATTGCAGTTGAAAATTTATCTATACAATGTGGCGCAGGAACAAGTAAAGCCGCAACATGCCTGACCATAAGGAACGACATATCAGGTATAAGCCTGGCAGGCGGCAAGGGTTCGGTACGAATTGAGCACTGTAATCTACACATTGGACATATGCAGATCGGTATGTTGTTGGTTAATGTGGCAAGGGCGGTTATTGAAGACAATTACCTGACGGTTCCGGCAAAACCCAAACGCTATTCATTTGAATACGTTAACAAAAACAAAATCTATCGTTCAAAGGTCCGTAGTTTATTAATAAACAATGCTGAAATACACACAATAAAGGAAGCTGAAAAAACAAGCGCTAAGTCTGATCAAACATCAAAAAAAAATGCATCTGTTCAATTGGGTAACTTTAAGGCATATTTCAACACGGATCCTAAATTAACCCTGGAGTGGCAAAATATTGTAAAGGCAAACCCGCCTTCAGAAAACGAAATTATCAATACCGGGGACTTTTTTAAATATCTTAATCGGTTGGCAGACCAAATGATTTTAAACCAGGGCCAAATCCGGGGGTCAGTAAAAGTAACAGAGTGGTATAAAACTTTAAAAAATCAGAACCCGGCTGTTGCCGCCCAGGGAATTGTAATAGGAGGACAAGAGGCAGTTGATATTCGTGTGAAGAATAATACGCTTTGTGGTGTATCTGAAGGCATTCACGTTGGGCTGCGTCATCGGTCTATGGCACAAGGCAAGTACGATGATGTTGATCGTCTGGTAATAACGAATAATACCATAGACCTTCGATTTCCCCCTCTATCTTTCAAGGAACGGTATGGCATTTTTGTTGGAAATAGTAAAAGTGCAATTATAGAAAACAACTTTATCCGTGTTACTCGTTTTTCCTCAACAACCTCAAAACATATAGAGGGCATCCGAATTTTTGGTTATTTAGGTCCTATGATGATTCTGAGGAGTAACCATCTTGAAAACTTTACAATCGGCATCTATGTAAACCCACTCAATGATATTCCTCAATCACTTGTTCAATGGGTTGCGACAAATAACATCTCACCCAAAGCTAAATTTGCCCTTGAAATTGGGGCGCGTGCAAAACAAAATGAAGCGGAAAATGAAGCAACTGAACGTAACGAACGAAACGGGGCTTTAAAAGAAAAATTTCAACAAGATAACAATTTTTCTTGA
- a CDS encoding tetratricopeptide repeat protein, with protein sequence MKHLTVCTLALASVLSVFPVSGCIKAPGTVDLEQADSKNITDQDPTSSEDNDLQSSYYYLMARRHESKNEADQAKNALKKAMEKDPGSSFLQREYIISLKKEKKSEQALALAQDLAKKHPDDVENLILLARLKKGDEKDMTRLLERILELAPEDKETFLRLGKVYLDEGMNLKAMNLFSRMANIFPDYYVAYFYLGETQRMENQLAAARDSYLKTMELEPDLLEPRFRLVDVYKALGEKKNRTSIIAVLKDILDSDPGSERALIELGLLYYNTKDHQNADEVFAELGREIQKNPELVVNIAQILVPEHRYQDAATVLSQVRKVLPGNANINFFLGMAYEGLEEPDKAIEYYLKVTPDHPQYKKTILSIAFLYRDMNRTEDAVRFLEQHHRQSPADIDITSYLASFYQESDRHDIAVTMLQRALKEAPKNTALLFKLGAVLDTAGQREQSIETMKTIIRLDPKHASALNYLGYTYAEMGIHLDQALELVQRALEIRPEDGFITDSLGWVYYKKQAYDKAVFYLEKAVELSDYETVIAAHLAEAYTKTGQHQKAVAMYKKALDNAREDQEKEIREIKEKLKQLKNTRQ encoded by the coding sequence ATGAAACACCTTACCGTGTGTACCCTGGCCCTGGCGTCAGTCCTAAGCGTTTTTCCAGTTTCAGGCTGTATCAAAGCCCCGGGGACTGTCGATCTGGAACAAGCCGACAGCAAAAATATTACCGATCAGGACCCGACTTCAAGCGAAGACAATGACCTCCAATCGTCTTACTACTACCTTATGGCACGGCGCCACGAGAGTAAAAATGAAGCCGATCAGGCTAAAAATGCCCTGAAAAAGGCCATGGAAAAGGATCCTGGCTCAAGCTTTCTCCAGCGCGAATACATCATATCTCTGAAGAAAGAAAAAAAATCAGAGCAGGCCTTGGCACTGGCCCAGGACCTGGCCAAAAAACATCCGGATGATGTGGAAAATCTGATCCTGCTTGCCCGACTAAAAAAAGGGGATGAAAAGGACATGACCCGCCTGCTGGAACGGATACTGGAACTGGCCCCCGAGGACAAAGAGACCTTTTTACGGCTGGGCAAAGTGTATCTGGATGAAGGTATGAACCTGAAAGCAATGAATTTATTTTCCCGTATGGCAAACATATTCCCCGACTATTATGTTGCCTATTTCTACCTGGGTGAGACCCAGCGAATGGAAAACCAGCTTGCAGCGGCCAGGGATTCCTACCTGAAAACCATGGAACTTGAGCCCGATCTTTTAGAACCCCGGTTCCGGCTGGTCGATGTGTATAAAGCATTGGGTGAAAAGAAAAACAGAACCAGCATCATAGCGGTTCTCAAAGATATTCTTGATTCTGACCCTGGAAGTGAACGGGCTCTAATTGAACTGGGTCTACTCTACTATAACACCAAGGACCATCAAAACGCTGATGAAGTGTTCGCCGAACTTGGCCGGGAAATCCAGAAAAATCCCGAACTGGTGGTCAATATTGCTCAAATCCTGGTACCTGAGCATAGATACCAGGATGCTGCAACGGTACTGTCCCAGGTCAGAAAAGTGTTGCCCGGAAATGCCAACATCAATTTTTTTCTGGGTATGGCTTATGAAGGATTGGAAGAACCGGATAAGGCTATTGAGTATTATCTTAAAGTGACGCCTGATCACCCCCAGTATAAAAAAACAATTTTAAGTATTGCTTTTCTGTACAGGGATATGAACCGCACCGAAGATGCAGTTCGATTCCTGGAACAGCACCACAGACAAAGCCCGGCAGACATTGATATCACCTCTTATCTGGCATCATTTTACCAGGAAAGCGACCGTCACGACATTGCCGTCACCATGCTGCAGCGTGCTTTGAAAGAGGCCCCCAAAAATACGGCGTTGCTGTTCAAGCTTGGTGCGGTCCTTGATACGGCAGGCCAGCGTGAGCAAAGCATTGAAACCATGAAAACCATTATCAGGCTGGATCCCAAACACGCATCGGCCCTCAATTACTTAGGATATACCTATGCGGAAATGGGCATCCATCTAGATCAGGCTCTGGAACTGGTACAAAGGGCCCTTGAGATCCGGCCTGAAGACGGCTTCATCACAGACAGTTTAGGATGGGTTTATTATAAAAAACAGGCCTATGACAAGGCGGTTTTTTACCTTGAAAAAGCCGTTGAACTCTCTGACTATGAAACCGTTATTGCCGCCCATCTGGCCGAGGCATACACGAAAACCGGACAGCATCAAAAAGCGGTTGCCATGTATAAAAAAGCGCTTGATAATGCCAGAGAGGATCAGGAAAAAGAGATTCGGGAAATTAAAGAAAAACTTAAACAATTAAAAAACACCCGGCAATGA
- a CDS encoding UPF0280 family protein — MFDNRKIYRACHQKQGLISFNVTVKETNLNIQADSDLSKQAVRSILTHRQYIENHIARFPSFADSLTPVSDPGIMPKIISEMIKAAKITGVGPMAAVAGAVAQSVGRDLLQWSSNILVENGGDVFIKSETQTIFTIYAGSSPFSMKTGIKVAPRPTSFAMCTSSGTVGHSKSFGKADAVTVLADCCALADAAATSLGNKIQTPKDIEKAIDIGKNMSGVQGIVMIIGKQIGLWGALELVKL, encoded by the coding sequence ATGTTTGATAACCGTAAAATATATCGTGCTTGTCACCAAAAACAGGGGTTGATCTCCTTTAATGTGACCGTAAAGGAGACAAACCTGAATATCCAGGCAGATTCGGATCTCAGTAAGCAGGCCGTGCGGTCCATCCTGACCCACCGACAGTACATCGAAAATCACATCGCCCGCTTTCCAAGTTTTGCAGACAGCCTGACACCGGTGTCCGATCCAGGGATCATGCCTAAAATCATTTCTGAAATGATAAAGGCGGCAAAGATTACCGGTGTCGGCCCCATGGCAGCTGTAGCAGGCGCTGTGGCCCAGAGTGTGGGCAGAGATCTGCTTCAATGGTCTTCAAATATTCTGGTGGAAAACGGTGGGGATGTTTTTATAAAATCAGAGACCCAGACCATATTTACCATTTACGCAGGGTCATCTCCGTTTAGCATGAAAACCGGTATTAAAGTGGCCCCGCGTCCAACTTCATTTGCCATGTGCACCTCTTCAGGGACAGTGGGACATTCCAAAAGTTTCGGCAAGGCTGATGCTGTTACTGTTCTGGCAGATTGCTGTGCACTGGCCGATGCTGCGGCCACATCTCTCGGCAATAAAATCCAGACCCCCAAAGACATTGAAAAAGCCATTGACATAGGCAAAAATATGTCAGGGGTTCAGGGAATCGTCATGATTATAGGAAAACAGATTGGGCTATGGGGTGCCCTGGAATTGGTCAAATTATAA